The proteins below are encoded in one region of Myxococcales bacterium:
- a CDS encoding 3-deoxy-7-phosphoheptulonate synthase, whose translation MIEKELIYPTDDLRIDRLRPLIPPAILMEELPLSDQSAKLVWQARHEITEVLHGNDDRLVVIIGPCSIHDPKAGLEYAKLLKAAADQYDEDLLVAMRVYFEKPRTTTGWKGLINDPNLDGSFAINQGLRLSRRFLLDIIDIGLPAACEFLDPISPQFIADLVSWGAIGARTTESQVHRELASGLSMPVGFKNGTGGSVQIAIDAIRSAASPHRFLSVTKQGVAAIVKTKGNEDCHVILRGGSTGPNYSAEHTQKIAALLSKAGLREKLIVDCSHSNSGKNHAKQPEVAHHIAKQVSDGASHIMGVMLESFIKDGNQAHNTHDKLEYGLSITDACMSWERSLPVLDELAQAVRTRRKPKANP comes from the coding sequence ATGATTGAAAAGGAACTTATATACCCCACAGACGACTTGCGTATTGATCGCTTGCGGCCTCTTATTCCGCCAGCCATCCTTATGGAGGAGTTGCCGCTTAGTGATCAAAGCGCGAAACTTGTTTGGCAGGCGCGCCATGAGATTACCGAGGTGCTTCATGGCAACGACGACCGTCTGGTCGTGATCATCGGACCTTGCTCGATTCACGATCCAAAAGCGGGACTTGAATATGCCAAGCTCTTGAAAGCGGCAGCCGATCAATACGATGAAGACTTGTTGGTGGCTATGCGTGTGTATTTTGAGAAGCCACGCACGACAACAGGCTGGAAAGGCCTTATTAACGATCCGAACTTGGACGGAAGCTTTGCGATTAATCAGGGCTTGCGTTTAAGTCGTCGTTTTTTGTTGGACATCATTGATATTGGTTTGCCAGCAGCGTGTGAGTTTCTTGATCCGATTTCACCGCAGTTTATTGCCGATCTTGTGAGTTGGGGCGCGATTGGTGCACGGACCACCGAAAGCCAAGTGCATCGTGAGCTTGCTTCGGGTTTGTCCATGCCGGTGGGCTTTAAAAATGGTACGGGCGGAAGCGTGCAAATTGCGATCGATGCAATTCGTTCGGCGGCAAGTCCCCACCGCTTTCTTTCAGTGACCAAGCAAGGTGTGGCCGCAATTGTCAAAACCAAAGGCAACGAGGACTGTCACGTGATTTTGCGCGGCGGTAGTACGGGTCCAAATTACAGTGCGGAGCACACTCAAAAAATCGCTGCGCTTTTGAGTAAAGCGGGTCTGCGGGAGAAACTTATTGTCGATTGCAGTCATTCGAACAGCGGTAAGAATCACGCAAAGCAGCCGGAGGTAGCGCATCACATTGCTAAACAAGTGAGTGATGGAGCATCTCATATCATGGGTGTGATGCTGGAGAGTTTTATTAAAGACGGCAATCAAGCACACAACACGCATGATAAACTCGAATATGGACTCAGCATCACCGATGCATGCATGAGTTGGGAGCGCAGCTTGCCTGTGCTTGATGAACTCGCTCAGGCGGTACGTACGCGCCGCAAGCCTAAGGCCAATCCGTAG
- the truD gene encoding tRNA pseudouridine(13) synthase TruD — translation MDQWGLNEAILRNFAKFGKGTRRPLRVGLSDLEIDHHPDDRNDLRLCFTLPSGAYATVVLRELFKRS, via the coding sequence ATGGATCAATGGGGGCTCAATGAAGCTATACTTCGAAACTTTGCGAAGTTTGGTAAAGGTACTCGCCGACCACTGCGCGTCGGCCTAAGCGATTTAGAAATTGACCATCACCCCGATGATCGTAATGATTTGCGACTTTGTTTCACCTTGCCCAGCGGCGCTTATGCCACTGTTGTTCTACGTGAACTTTTTAAGCGTTCGTAA
- the truD gene encoding tRNA pseudouridine(13) synthase TruD, which yields MSHASPSSLAFLSAEIPAISGRARIEAEDFEVHEMPAYLPEGEGEHLFVHFEKKELSTPQAVRSIALALGCDPKDSGYAGLKDKHAITSQWASFFCPQEVSVDGLELENIRVLQSARHSHKLRTGHLRSNHFRLRIRDAGPFLEQSKALLKLLSEQGVPNYFGEQRFGLRNLETAKAWLIEGGKAPRKAFERKLYVSVLQSAVFNSVLNERICNKELSKALPGDIYRKEDTGGMFDTENLADAQRRLESFEISPTGPMPGIKMRAATKKCSRGKALRWINGGSMKLYFETLRSLVKVLADHCASA from the coding sequence ATGTCCCATGCAAGCCCGAGCTCCCTTGCTTTTTTAAGCGCAGAGATTCCAGCAATTTCAGGCAGAGCACGCATCGAAGCAGAAGATTTCGAAGTCCACGAAATGCCCGCATATCTGCCCGAAGGCGAAGGCGAGCACTTATTTGTACACTTCGAGAAAAAGGAACTGAGCACCCCACAAGCCGTCCGTTCGATAGCGCTCGCTTTGGGCTGTGATCCAAAAGATAGCGGCTATGCAGGCCTTAAAGATAAACACGCCATAACTAGTCAGTGGGCAAGTTTTTTCTGTCCCCAAGAAGTCTCTGTAGATGGCCTTGAACTGGAAAACATCCGTGTGCTGCAAAGCGCTCGACACTCGCACAAACTGCGAACAGGTCATCTTAGAAGCAATCATTTTCGCTTGCGCATTCGCGACGCAGGGCCATTTTTAGAGCAAAGCAAAGCCCTCCTAAAGCTTTTATCAGAGCAGGGAGTCCCCAACTATTTTGGAGAACAACGTTTCGGTCTAAGAAACCTTGAAACAGCAAAAGCCTGGCTCATCGAAGGCGGCAAGGCTCCACGCAAAGCTTTTGAACGCAAGCTCTACGTCTCGGTCCTGCAATCGGCTGTCTTTAACAGCGTTCTGAACGAGCGCATCTGCAATAAAGAACTCAGCAAAGCCCTGCCCGGCGATATCTATAGGAAAGAAGACACTGGCGGCATGTTTGATACCGAAAATCTCGCCGATGCTCAACGCAGACTCGAGAGCTTTGAAATAAGCCCCACCGGCCCCATGCCTGGAATCAAAATGCGTGCAGCCACAAAGAAGTGCTCGCGCGGGAAAGCGCTGCGATGGATCAATGGGGGCTCAATGAAGCTATACTTCGAAACTTTGCGAAGTTTGGTAAAGGTACTCGCCGACCACTGCGCGTCGGCCTAA
- a CDS encoding ERAP1-like C-terminal domain-containing protein — protein sequence MPNEHGAGYYRWRVRPSERAALSKLAWRRLDNEERVSFGESLRAGFSDGSIEGADVLDAFVAFGSSNQSQVAQYPMALLDFAARHMLDESQFGSFQNYADRLYGRVYRKLGWKGKTSDENDSFMRRNVVRFLALVSKDPKVRKQAVQLANSFLGFETTKDKEAKFAPELREVVLKVAVQEQGEAFFSFLEKEFVESQDALYRQELLAALSVATNQKLAERARNLALGQKLRANEKMIPLYMQMAMPELRDQAWDWVKKHYDELVAKLPEGRAGQLPLLMSGFCSTNKAEEIGQFFENRIHQLLGGPRNLAAAIESTRLCEAQVKRQGQSVRAFFD from the coding sequence ATGCCGAATGAGCATGGCGCTGGCTACTACCGTTGGCGTGTGCGTCCTTCTGAGCGTGCGGCGCTTAGCAAGCTTGCTTGGCGCAGGCTTGATAATGAAGAGCGGGTATCTTTTGGCGAAAGTCTTCGAGCTGGGTTTTCGGATGGATCGATCGAGGGCGCGGATGTGCTTGATGCCTTTGTTGCTTTTGGGTCAAGCAATCAAAGTCAGGTCGCTCAGTATCCGATGGCTCTTTTGGACTTTGCGGCAAGACATATGCTTGATGAGAGTCAGTTTGGATCGTTTCAAAACTATGCGGATAGACTCTATGGCCGTGTCTATCGCAAGTTGGGCTGGAAAGGGAAAACATCCGATGAAAATGATTCGTTCATGCGCCGGAACGTTGTACGTTTCTTAGCCCTCGTGAGCAAAGATCCCAAAGTAAGGAAACAAGCCGTACAGCTTGCTAATTCCTTTTTAGGTTTTGAAACCACCAAAGACAAAGAAGCAAAATTTGCTCCTGAACTCCGTGAAGTTGTCTTAAAAGTTGCGGTTCAAGAACAAGGTGAGGCCTTTTTCTCGTTTTTGGAGAAGGAGTTTGTTGAAAGTCAAGATGCATTGTACCGACAAGAGCTTCTTGCCGCACTGAGTGTGGCGACGAATCAAAAATTGGCAGAACGTGCTAGAAACCTTGCGCTTGGCCAAAAGCTTCGAGCTAACGAAAAAATGATACCACTGTACATGCAGATGGCGATGCCAGAGCTTAGGGACCAGGCTTGGGACTGGGTCAAAAAGCACTATGACGAATTGGTGGCTAAGCTTCCTGAGGGACGTGCTGGACAACTGCCTTTGCTTATGTCGGGTTTTTGTTCGACCAATAAAGCCGAGGAGATTGGCCAATTTTTTGAAAACAGGATCCATCAATTGCTAGGTGGTCCAAGAAACTTAGCTGCGGCAATTGAGTCGACTCGTCTTTGCGAAGCCCAGGTTAAGCGACAAGGACAGTCCGTAAGGGCTTTCTTTGATTAG